The following are from one region of the Haloactinomyces albus genome:
- a CDS encoding sirohydrochlorin chelatase: MAQSPSLLLVAHGTREAAGPAVIERIAAAVQRRIGVDVRVAYVDVIGPTVAEALAAIRGPAVVVPAFLAAGYHVRHDLPAQIRNSRRGDEVVVTAALGPSPGLALAMGRRLHAAGWRRGDRVVFAAAGSSDPHALTEVATAADLLGRMLSPTGPALTPTYITTASPSTSELLAQPGPTDRPTLIVPYLLAPGRFHQWLQELGTDAVAEPIGAHPHVVELIVQRYRSAIRGYTCAV, translated from the coding sequence ATGGCCCAATCCCCGAGCCTGCTTCTGGTGGCGCACGGGACACGGGAGGCCGCAGGTCCTGCGGTGATCGAGCGGATCGCCGCGGCCGTGCAGCGCCGGATCGGCGTGGACGTGCGAGTGGCCTATGTCGACGTGATCGGCCCGACGGTGGCCGAGGCGCTGGCCGCGATCCGGGGTCCTGCCGTGGTGGTTCCCGCGTTCCTGGCGGCCGGCTACCACGTCCGACACGATCTGCCAGCACAGATCCGCAACAGCCGCCGCGGTGACGAGGTCGTCGTCACCGCGGCGCTGGGTCCCTCGCCCGGGCTGGCGCTGGCCATGGGTCGGCGCCTGCACGCTGCCGGGTGGCGGCGTGGCGACCGGGTCGTCTTCGCCGCCGCCGGGTCCTCGGACCCGCACGCCCTGACCGAGGTGGCCACCGCCGCCGACCTGCTCGGCAGGATGCTGTCCCCGACAGGTCCCGCGCTGACCCCCACTTACATCACGACGGCTTCTCCCTCGACTTCCGAACTCCTGGCACAACCGGGCCCCACCGATCGGCCGACGCTGATCGTCCCCTACCTGCTGGCGCCGGGGCGGTTTCACCAGTGGCTGCAGGAACTCGGAACCGATGCCGTGGCCGAGCCGATCGGCGCGCATCCGCACGTGGTGGAGCTGATCGTCCAGCGTTACCGCAGCGCGATTCGTGGGTACACCTGTGCTGTGTGA
- the nirB gene encoding nitrite reductase large subunit NirB has product MNRTLVIIGHGMVGHRLIEDVRTRDEAGTWHIVVLGEETHPAYDRVGLSSYLDGKTAEDLGLVTHEVATDPRVELRTGTTVAGIDRHHRRVTTTDGTTIDYDALVLATGSRPFVPPVPGHELPGCHVYRTLDDLDAIRAAATPGRTGVVVGGGLLGLEAAGALQTLGMDTHIVEMAPRLMPVQVDEGGGHILGRLIGDLGLHVHTGTATETIHAGEHGHVEAVTLTDGIVLDTDTVVFSAGIRPRDDLAEPAGLGRGPRGGILVDEYCRTGDEHIWAIGECAAVDGHCYGLVAPGYSMATAVAEQLLENSDTPFGGADTATKLKLLGVDVASFGDAHAGTEGALEVVYANNAAGNYTKLVLSDDARTLLGGVLVGDATAYATLRPLVGHELPAAPEQLLLPEGDGVGTGALPDEATVCSCNNVSKADITEVVTTQQAGDVAGIKACTKAGTSCGSCVPMLKNLLGECGVQVSKALCEHFAQSRAELFEIVQVTGITSFSELIDRHGNGRGCDICKPAVASILASLGSPHILDDEQAGLQDTNDRFLANMQRNGTYSVVPRVPGGEITPDKLITLGKVAGEFGLYTKITGGQRIDLFGARVEHLPEIWRRLAEAGFESGHAYGKALRTVKSCVGTDWCRYGVQDSVTMAIRLELRYRGLRAPHKIKAGVSGCARECAEARSKDFGVIATEQGWNLYVGGNGGFNPRHAELLATDLTDEELVRLIDRFLMFYVRTADRLQRTAAWIESFDDGLEHVREVVVDDSLGIAEELAEAMDRHTRNYTDEWSGVLEDPEKLSRFVSFVNAPGAPDPTIEFTEQRGQIRPAPVELPLPNVRAEQEVSA; this is encoded by the coding sequence ATGAACCGCACGCTCGTCATCATCGGTCACGGCATGGTCGGTCATCGCTTGATCGAAGATGTGCGCACCCGCGACGAAGCGGGCACCTGGCACATCGTCGTCCTCGGCGAGGAAACCCACCCGGCCTATGACCGTGTCGGCCTGTCGTCCTATTTGGACGGAAAGACCGCCGAGGACCTCGGTCTGGTCACCCACGAGGTGGCCACCGACCCGAGGGTCGAGTTGCGCACCGGCACCACTGTGGCCGGCATCGACCGGCACCACCGGAGGGTCACCACCACCGACGGCACCACCATCGATTACGACGCGCTGGTGCTGGCCACCGGATCGCGGCCGTTCGTTCCCCCGGTGCCGGGTCACGAGCTGCCCGGCTGCCACGTCTACCGCACCCTCGACGATCTCGACGCCATTCGTGCTGCGGCGACCCCGGGCCGAACCGGTGTGGTCGTCGGTGGGGGCCTGCTCGGACTCGAAGCCGCAGGCGCCCTGCAAACGCTGGGGATGGACACCCACATCGTGGAGATGGCCCCGCGGCTGATGCCGGTCCAGGTCGACGAGGGCGGCGGACACATCCTCGGCCGCCTCATCGGTGACCTCGGCCTGCACGTGCACACCGGCACCGCCACCGAGACCATCCACGCCGGCGAGCACGGTCACGTCGAGGCGGTCACCCTCACCGACGGCATCGTCCTCGATACCGACACGGTCGTGTTCTCCGCCGGGATCCGCCCCCGCGACGACCTCGCCGAACCCGCCGGGCTCGGGCGTGGCCCCCGTGGGGGAATCCTCGTCGACGAGTACTGCCGCACCGGTGACGAGCACATCTGGGCCATCGGCGAGTGCGCCGCCGTCGACGGCCACTGCTACGGGCTCGTCGCTCCCGGCTACAGCATGGCCACCGCCGTGGCCGAGCAGTTGCTCGAGAACAGCGACACCCCGTTCGGCGGTGCCGACACCGCCACCAAACTCAAACTGCTCGGTGTCGACGTCGCCAGCTTCGGCGATGCCCACGCCGGAACCGAAGGGGCCCTGGAAGTCGTCTACGCCAACAACGCTGCAGGCAACTACACCAAACTCGTGCTCAGCGACGACGCCCGTACCTTGCTCGGTGGCGTCCTCGTCGGCGACGCCACCGCCTATGCCACCCTGCGGCCTCTGGTCGGTCACGAGCTGCCCGCTGCCCCCGAGCAGCTGCTGCTGCCCGAGGGCGACGGTGTCGGTACGGGCGCGCTGCCCGACGAGGCCACGGTCTGCTCCTGCAACAACGTGTCCAAAGCCGACATCACCGAGGTGGTCACCACGCAGCAGGCCGGTGATGTCGCCGGGATCAAGGCATGCACCAAGGCGGGTACCAGTTGCGGTTCCTGCGTGCCGATGCTCAAAAACCTGCTCGGCGAGTGCGGGGTGCAGGTCTCCAAGGCGCTGTGTGAGCACTTCGCGCAATCCCGGGCGGAACTGTTCGAAATTGTGCAGGTCACCGGCATCACCAGCTTCTCCGAGCTGATCGACCGACACGGCAACGGCCGCGGCTGCGACATCTGCAAGCCGGCGGTGGCCTCCATTCTGGCCAGTCTCGGAAGTCCACACATCCTCGATGACGAGCAGGCCGGGCTGCAGGACACCAACGACCGGTTCCTGGCCAACATGCAACGCAACGGCACCTACTCGGTGGTCCCGCGTGTGCCCGGCGGGGAGATCACTCCGGACAAGCTCATCACCCTCGGCAAGGTGGCAGGCGAGTTCGGGCTCTACACCAAGATCACCGGTGGCCAGCGCATCGACCTGTTCGGGGCGCGCGTGGAGCATCTGCCCGAGATCTGGCGCCGCCTGGCCGAGGCGGGCTTCGAGTCCGGTCACGCCTACGGCAAGGCCCTGCGCACGGTGAAGTCCTGTGTGGGCACCGACTGGTGCCGCTACGGGGTGCAGGACTCGGTGACGATGGCCATCCGGCTGGAACTGCGCTACCGCGGCCTGCGTGCCCCACACAAGATCAAGGCCGGCGTGTCCGGCTGCGCCCGGGAATGCGCCGAAGCACGCTCCAAGGACTTCGGGGTGATCGCCACCGAACAGGGCTGGAATCTCTACGTCGGCGGCAACGGCGGATTCAACCCCCGCCACGCCGAACTGCTGGCCACCGACCTCACCGACGAGGAACTGGTCCGCCTGATCGACCGGTTCCTGATGTTCTACGTGCGCACCGCCGACCGGTTGCAGCGCACGGCCGCGTGGATCGAGTCGTTCGACGACGGGCTCGAGCACGTGCGCGAGGTGGTGGTCGACGACTCCCTCGGCATCGCCGAGGAGCTGGCGGAGGCCATGGACCGGCACACCCGCAACTACACCGACGAGTGGTCCGGGGTTCTCGAGGATCCGGAGAAACTGTCCCGGTTCGTCTCCTTCGTCAACGCTCCCGGCGCACCGGATCCGACCATCGAGTTCACCGAGCAGCGCGGGCAGATCCGTCCCGCACCGGTCGAGTTGCCCCTGCCGAACGTGCGTGCAGAACAGGAGGTTTCGGCATGA
- a CDS encoding SIR2 family NAD-dependent protein deacylase yields MAERGSDTAVELQRARELFATARRITALTGAGLSTDSGIPDFRGPRGVWTKDPNAQRLSDINSYVADADVRRQAWRSRAAHPAWDALPNAGHRAFVDLASSGRLRGVLTQNIDELHQRAGLDPDLVRELHGSMFGTVCLSCGGRGGMRETLDRVADGEADPHCLACGGMLKSATISFGQSLDEDVVRESQRAALDCDLFLTAGTSLTVFPAAGFADLAAKAGADLIICNAEPTPYDEQAAAVLRGPLTEVLPELVAVPQSMQQRSLRTWGDPGTWA; encoded by the coding sequence GTGGCTGAGCGCGGGAGCGATACTGCGGTGGAGTTGCAGCGGGCGCGGGAACTGTTCGCAACCGCGCGACGAATCACCGCGCTGACCGGTGCCGGCCTTTCCACCGACTCGGGCATCCCCGACTTCCGAGGCCCCCGAGGTGTGTGGACGAAAGACCCCAACGCCCAGCGCCTGAGTGACATCAACAGCTATGTCGCCGACGCCGACGTGCGGCGTCAGGCGTGGCGGAGCCGTGCGGCCCATCCCGCCTGGGACGCCCTCCCCAACGCCGGACACCGTGCTTTCGTGGATCTGGCCTCCTCCGGGCGTTTGCGCGGAGTGCTGACCCAGAACATCGATGAACTCCATCAGCGAGCCGGTCTCGACCCGGATTTGGTCCGGGAACTGCACGGTTCGATGTTCGGCACGGTGTGTCTGAGCTGTGGGGGCCGTGGCGGGATGCGGGAAACTCTCGACCGGGTTGCGGACGGGGAGGCCGATCCCCATTGCCTGGCCTGCGGTGGGATGTTGAAGTCCGCCACCATCTCGTTCGGACAGTCCTTGGACGAGGACGTTGTCCGGGAGAGCCAACGGGCGGCCTTGGATTGCGACCTGTTTCTCACGGCGGGGACCTCGCTGACCGTGTTCCCGGCCGCCGGCTTTGCCGACCTGGCTGCCAAGGCAGGCGCGGACCTGATCATCTGTAATGCCGAGCCCACGCCGTATGACGAGCAAGCTGCCGCCGTGCTGCGGGGGCCGTTGACCGAGGTTCTGCCCGAACTCGTGGCTGTGCCGCAAAGCATGCAGCAGCGCTCCCTGCGGACCTGGGGAGATCCCGGCACCTGGGCGTAA
- a CDS encoding NlpC/P60 family protein: MAQSVIVSPIRSEQSCLGDLARTVLQQEVTVVTRSRNRDPVEYRSGLRCLVAVVAATAMLPATPAGGVAVPPRPPNPSEDRIDAERAQARKMAERVGTLANRLAATESRLRKLSTRVAVKLEEANKARVDLRRAERAYAQAKQQAEFAAAEADAAARQVEEQRRRLDEFAASSYRQGSRLGSIPAFVGAESPREMLDRAALLDAISESKLDVLDDLRSARTKKANKDSSARQALQNAEAKRVAADRARAAAEKAKDAAVAARQAQQAQARKLRAEKARVEQQLEQARENVAGLEQQQQRYQEWVAAKEREERAAAAAAQAATDGLAQGASPPGDTVSENSAVETVVQRAVSQVGVPYAWGGGNAHGPTRGIRDGGVADAHGDYLKIGFDCSGLMVYAFAGVGIELPHYSGYQYQAGRKVPLSQKRRGDMLFWQDGGGIHHVALYLGNGRMVEAPYSGAQVRVTSVRYDGIAPYAVRLL; encoded by the coding sequence ATGGCACAGTCCGTGATCGTCTCGCCAATCCGTTCGGAGCAGTCGTGCCTGGGCGATCTCGCCCGCACGGTCCTGCAGCAGGAGGTGACGGTTGTGACGCGATCTCGGAACAGGGACCCCGTCGAGTACCGAAGTGGCTTGCGGTGCCTCGTCGCGGTGGTGGCGGCCACGGCGATGTTGCCCGCGACTCCGGCCGGTGGCGTCGCCGTACCGCCCCGGCCACCCAACCCGAGCGAGGACCGCATCGACGCCGAGCGGGCACAGGCCCGCAAGATGGCCGAACGGGTGGGCACGCTGGCCAATCGGCTCGCTGCCACCGAATCCCGCCTGCGGAAGCTGTCCACGCGGGTCGCGGTGAAGCTGGAGGAGGCCAACAAGGCCAGGGTCGATCTGCGTCGGGCCGAACGGGCGTATGCGCAGGCGAAGCAGCAGGCGGAGTTCGCTGCTGCCGAGGCCGATGCGGCGGCTCGGCAGGTCGAGGAGCAGCGCCGCAGGCTCGACGAGTTCGCCGCGAGCAGTTACCGGCAGGGCAGCCGCCTCGGTTCGATCCCGGCTTTCGTCGGGGCCGAAAGCCCGCGGGAGATGCTCGATCGGGCCGCGTTGCTCGATGCGATCAGTGAGTCCAAACTCGATGTCCTCGACGATCTTCGAAGTGCCCGGACGAAGAAGGCGAACAAGGACTCCTCGGCGCGCCAGGCGCTCCAGAATGCCGAGGCAAAACGGGTGGCCGCCGACCGTGCGCGGGCTGCTGCCGAAAAGGCCAAGGACGCCGCCGTGGCGGCACGGCAAGCACAGCAGGCACAGGCCCGCAAACTCCGTGCCGAAAAGGCGAGGGTCGAACAGCAGCTCGAGCAGGCGCGGGAGAACGTGGCCGGGCTGGAGCAGCAGCAACAGCGCTACCAGGAGTGGGTGGCGGCCAAAGAGCGGGAGGAACGCGCTGCTGCGGCAGCCGCGCAAGCGGCCACAGACGGCCTCGCACAGGGGGCTTCGCCACCCGGTGACACGGTCTCCGAGAACAGCGCTGTCGAGACCGTGGTCCAGCGTGCGGTCTCCCAGGTGGGGGTGCCCTACGCATGGGGCGGTGGCAATGCCCACGGGCCCACCCGAGGAATCCGTGACGGGGGAGTGGCCGACGCACACGGCGACTACCTCAAGATCGGTTTCGACTGTTCGGGGCTGATGGTCTATGCGTTCGCCGGAGTCGGTATCGAACTCCCGCACTACAGCGGGTACCAGTACCAGGCGGGGCGCAAGGTGCCGTTGTCGCAGAAACGGCGTGGGGACATGCTGTTCTGGCAGGACGGTGGCGGCATTCACCATGTCGCGCTGTATCTCGGCAACGGCCGCATGGTCGAGGCCCCGTACTCGGGTGCGCAGGTACGGGTGACTTCGGTTCGCTACGACGGGATCGCTCCGTACGCCGTTCGTCTGTTGTGA
- the nirD gene encoding nitrite reductase small subunit NirD: protein MKWVPVCDREAVPPEYGVAALVDGRAVALFRTAEDELFAVDNVDPFTGAGVISRGIVGDRDGEPTVASPLLKHVFSLRSGVCLDEPSTQLPTFPIRHRQGSVEIGLG from the coding sequence ATGAAATGGGTACCCGTGTGTGACCGCGAGGCGGTACCGCCCGAATACGGGGTCGCAGCGCTGGTCGACGGACGAGCGGTGGCACTGTTTCGCACCGCCGAGGACGAGCTGTTCGCCGTGGACAATGTGGACCCGTTCACCGGCGCGGGCGTGATCAGTCGTGGCATCGTCGGCGACCGAGACGGGGAACCCACCGTGGCCTCTCCCCTGCTCAAGCACGTGTTCTCCTTACGCAGCGGAGTATGTCTCGACGAGCCGTCGACGCAGCTACCGACATTCCCGATCCGGCATCGGCAGGGTTCCGTCGAAATCGGTCTGGGGTGA
- a CDS encoding molybdopterin oxidoreductase family protein: protein MSDIRSVHTHCPYCALQCGTRLTVERSGVAVSPSDFPTNRGGLCQKGWTAPALLETPERLRHPLVRGTDGELTPVSWGVALQTVATGLQRIAGESGPEATAVFGGGGLTNEKAYLLGKFARVALGTSQIDYNGRFCMSAAASAGTAAFGLDRGLPFPVTDLARAGTILLAGANPAETMPPLMQHLTRAELIVIDPRRTATAEAAALHLQPAPGTDLALALGLLHIAVTEGRYQADYVHERTTGFDTAWTRAVSWWPERAEHVTGVPVAAQRQAVRMLAESERSYVLTGRGAEQHSTGADTVGGFINLALALGLPGIEGSGYGCLTGQGNGQGGREHGQKADQLPGYRLITDPATREHVADVWGVLPGTLPGPGRSASELLAALGTEGGPRALLVFGSNPVLSAPDSAAIAERLADLDLLVVADFVPSETARMADVVLPVTQWAEEEGTLTNLEGRLLRRRRLLTPPKHARSDLHVLQGLATRLGQPAGRFPTSPREVFDELRRASAGGAADYSGISYERLDAGEALHWPCPAPTVPDTAESDTAGMVAHPGTPRLFLDGFAHPDGRARFQEVEHRGPAETTDTRFPLWATTGRLPAQYQTGAQTRRVPDLTEAAPEAFVQVHPDTAQRCGLDEGLFARISSARSSAVARVYLDSSLRTDTVFLPFHFPDGARANLLTQPARDPRSGMPEFKVSAVRLEAVPEVSA, encoded by the coding sequence ATGTCTGACATCCGCAGCGTGCACACGCACTGTCCCTACTGCGCCCTGCAATGCGGGACCCGACTGACCGTCGAACGTAGCGGCGTCGCGGTGAGCCCCTCGGACTTTCCCACCAATCGCGGGGGCCTGTGCCAGAAGGGCTGGACGGCTCCGGCCCTTCTGGAGACACCGGAGCGGCTGCGCCACCCCTTGGTGCGCGGGACCGACGGCGAGCTGACGCCGGTGTCCTGGGGTGTCGCCCTGCAGACGGTGGCCACCGGCCTGCAACGGATCGCCGGGGAATCCGGCCCGGAAGCCACGGCGGTGTTCGGCGGGGGCGGATTGACCAACGAGAAAGCCTACCTACTGGGCAAATTCGCCCGAGTGGCACTGGGAACGAGCCAGATCGACTACAACGGCCGGTTCTGCATGTCGGCGGCCGCAAGCGCGGGCACGGCCGCGTTCGGCCTGGACCGGGGTCTGCCGTTTCCGGTCACCGACCTCGCCCGAGCAGGCACGATCCTGCTGGCGGGAGCGAATCCGGCGGAGACGATGCCCCCGCTGATGCAGCACCTGACCCGTGCGGAGTTGATCGTGATCGATCCGCGCCGCACCGCCACGGCCGAGGCGGCAGCGCTGCACCTGCAGCCGGCGCCGGGCACGGATCTCGCCCTGGCCCTGGGACTGCTGCACATCGCGGTCACCGAGGGCCGATACCAGGCGGATTACGTCCACGAGCGCACCACGGGATTCGACACAGCGTGGACCCGGGCGGTGTCGTGGTGGCCGGAACGGGCCGAGCACGTCACCGGGGTGCCGGTGGCCGCTCAGCGGCAGGCGGTGCGGATGCTGGCCGAATCCGAGCGGTCCTATGTGCTCACCGGGCGCGGTGCCGAGCAACACAGCACCGGCGCCGACACGGTCGGCGGGTTCATCAACCTCGCCTTGGCGCTGGGTCTACCCGGTATCGAGGGCAGCGGGTACGGCTGCCTGACCGGGCAGGGCAACGGGCAAGGTGGGCGCGAGCACGGCCAGAAGGCCGATCAGTTGCCGGGATACCGGCTGATCACCGACCCGGCCACGCGCGAGCATGTCGCCGATGTCTGGGGAGTACTTCCCGGCACGCTGCCCGGTCCGGGGCGCTCGGCCTCGGAATTGCTGGCGGCACTCGGTACCGAGGGTGGTCCACGCGCGCTGCTGGTGTTCGGGTCGAACCCGGTGCTGTCGGCGCCGGACTCGGCTGCGATCGCCGAGCGCTTGGCGGACCTGGACCTGCTGGTGGTGGCCGATTTCGTGCCGTCGGAGACCGCACGCATGGCCGACGTCGTCCTCCCGGTGACGCAGTGGGCAGAGGAGGAGGGCACCCTGACCAATCTCGAGGGGCGGTTGCTGCGCCGTCGCCGGCTGCTGACGCCGCCGAAGCACGCGCGGTCGGACCTGCACGTACTGCAAGGTCTGGCCACCCGGCTGGGCCAGCCGGCAGGTCGGTTCCCCACCTCGCCCCGCGAGGTGTTCGACGAGCTGCGCCGAGCCTCGGCAGGCGGAGCGGCCGACTACTCCGGCATCAGCTACGAGCGCCTCGACGCCGGTGAAGCACTGCACTGGCCCTGCCCTGCGCCAACGGTCCCGGACACGGCGGAGTCGGACACGGCAGGCATGGTGGCGCACCCGGGAACTCCCCGGCTGTTTCTGGACGGCTTCGCCCATCCCGACGGGCGTGCCCGGTTCCAGGAGGTCGAGCATCGCGGCCCGGCCGAGACCACCGACACCCGGTTCCCGCTGTGGGCCACCACGGGTCGCCTGCCTGCGCAGTATCAGACCGGGGCGCAAACTCGCCGGGTGCCCGACCTGACCGAGGCGGCCCCGGAGGCTTTCGTGCAGGTGCATCCGGACACCGCTCAGCGTTGCGGGCTCGACGAGGGTCTGTTCGCCCGGATCAGTTCCGCCCGATCCAGTGCCGTGGCCCGGGTGTACCTGGACAGCTCGCTGCGCACCGACACCGTGTTCCTGCCCTTCCACTTCCCCGACGGGGCACGAGCGAACCTGCTGACCCAGCCGGCCCGAGATCCGCGCAGCGGGATGCCCGAGTTCAAGGTCAGCGCCGTGCGCCTCGAAGCCGTTCCGGAGGTGTCCGCGTGA
- a CDS encoding nitrate/nitrite transporter, translating to METTTTASATPPTGNGGWITGWDPEDEEFWERSGKRIARRNLWLSLFSEHVGFSVWSIWSVMVLFMSPEIGLGFTAGEKFLLVTIPSLVGALLRIPYSYGVTRFGGRNWTVFSTSLLLIPTVLTAVFVMRPGTPLWVFLLIGALTGVGGGNFASSMTNITNFFPQRHQGWALGLNAGGGNIGVAVIQLVGLLVIATAGSTSPVHVAAVYLPLIVVAALLAALRMDNIDAVRRAPGMLAEAVRRRHTWWLSFLYIGTFGSFIGYSFAFGLVLKSEFDFTALQAAGYTFIGPLLGSLARPVGGRLSDRWGGARVTFWNFLGMAAGTGLLLVASAQNSFPLYLASFIALFILTGIGNGSVYTMIPAVFARQAENAVASGGSAVEATALARKLSGTVMGIAGAVGCLGGVFINLTFRVSFGGAAANGDTALTTFLVFYLVCVIATWAIYLRRGRARVPVAERAAVAAHKEAADV from the coding sequence TTGGAGACGACAACCACGGCCAGTGCCACACCCCCCACCGGAAACGGTGGTTGGATCACGGGTTGGGATCCCGAGGACGAAGAGTTCTGGGAGCGCTCGGGCAAGCGCATCGCGCGACGCAACCTGTGGCTTTCCCTCTTCTCCGAGCACGTGGGATTCTCCGTCTGGAGCATCTGGTCGGTCATGGTGCTGTTCATGTCCCCGGAGATCGGCCTGGGTTTTACCGCCGGCGAGAAATTTCTGCTGGTGACCATTCCGAGCCTGGTCGGCGCGCTACTGCGCATCCCCTACAGCTACGGCGTGACCCGTTTCGGGGGACGCAATTGGACGGTGTTCAGCACCTCGCTGCTGCTGATTCCGACCGTTCTCACGGCGGTGTTCGTCATGCGGCCCGGCACGCCGCTGTGGGTCTTCCTGCTGATCGGTGCGCTCACCGGCGTTGGCGGGGGCAACTTCGCCTCGTCGATGACGAACATCACCAACTTCTTCCCGCAACGGCACCAGGGATGGGCCCTGGGACTCAATGCGGGTGGCGGCAACATCGGGGTCGCGGTGATCCAACTGGTCGGCCTGCTGGTCATCGCCACCGCCGGGAGTACCAGCCCGGTCCACGTCGCCGCCGTGTACCTGCCACTGATCGTCGTGGCCGCCCTACTCGCCGCTCTGCGTATGGACAACATCGACGCGGTGCGCCGCGCTCCCGGGATGCTGGCCGAGGCGGTTCGACGCCGGCACACCTGGTGGCTGTCCTTCCTCTACATCGGCACGTTCGGCTCGTTCATCGGCTACAGCTTCGCGTTCGGGCTGGTCCTGAAAAGCGAGTTCGACTTCACCGCACTGCAGGCAGCCGGTTACACCTTCATCGGTCCGCTGCTGGGTTCACTGGCGCGTCCGGTCGGCGGTCGGCTGTCCGACCGATGGGGTGGTGCCCGGGTGACGTTCTGGAACTTCCTCGGCATGGCCGCCGGAACGGGACTGCTACTGGTGGCTTCGGCTCAGAACTCCTTCCCGCTCTATCTGGCCTCGTTCATCGCACTGTTCATCCTGACGGGCATCGGCAACGGCTCGGTCTACACGATGATCCCGGCGGTTTTCGCGCGGCAGGCCGAGAACGCGGTCGCCTCCGGTGGTAGCGCGGTGGAGGCGACCGCCCTAGCCCGCAAGCTGTCCGGAACGGTGATGGGGATCGCGGGTGCGGTGGGTTGCCTGGGTGGGGTCTTCATCAATCTCACCTTCCGCGTCTCCTTCGGCGGAGCGGCGGCCAATGGGGACACCGCCCTGACGACCTTCCTGGTCTTCTACCTCGTGTGTGTGATCGCCACCTGGGCGATCTACCTCCGGCGCGGCCGTGCCCGAGTCCCGGTGGCCGAGAGGGCCGCGGTGGCGGCACACAAGGAGGCCGCCGATGTCTGA
- a CDS encoding FAD-dependent oxidoreductase has product MNDLVIVGHGPGAHRLIDQLLRQGYAGRITVLDAESRPTYNRMLLTSVLEGNLGTESLTLPRHPDAVRVWQGVTVTGIDRHRRLVRTDTGQEHRYDTLVLATGARPHLPEVPGLHDSEGFLVENVTPLRTLDDGAHLARLAESSGRITVLGGGVLGVETATALNARGLAVTLVHAGKHLMDRRLDPAAGRMLAEALSGRGIGVRLSGHPREYRPGALTLDDGQEVAAEAVAVCTGVLPETTLARQAGLAVHRGVVVDDQLRTTDERIHALGDCAEHDGLPTESSGAGRCQADVLAQVLSGASPEAHYPGTRNITRLKACGIDLVTLGPAEELNSGDDAEAVTLSDPARGRYARLSLHNDRIAAAVVLGLPTAVATMSQLHSAGRPVPADRLAALLGTTPARHTGSGELPDSAVLCRCNNVTRKALATAFGDGARDVPALARATRATTGCGSCTDTIRRLCRSLADTIPEQEDAA; this is encoded by the coding sequence GTGAACGATCTCGTCATCGTCGGCCATGGTCCCGGCGCGCACCGGCTGATCGATCAGCTCCTCCGGCAAGGCTATGCGGGCCGGATCACGGTACTGGATGCCGAGTCCCGGCCCACCTACAACCGGATGCTGCTGACCTCGGTTCTGGAGGGCAATCTCGGCACGGAGTCACTGACGCTGCCCCGGCATCCGGATGCCGTCCGGGTGTGGCAGGGCGTGACCGTCACCGGCATCGACCGACATCGGCGGCTGGTGCGCACCGACACCGGGCAGGAGCACCGGTACGACACCCTGGTCCTGGCCACCGGAGCACGCCCCCACCTGCCCGAGGTGCCCGGACTCCACGATTCCGAGGGCTTCCTCGTGGAAAACGTGACCCCGTTGCGCACCCTCGATGACGGTGCCCATCTCGCACGGCTGGCCGAGTCCTCCGGACGGATCACCGTGCTCGGTGGTGGAGTGCTCGGTGTCGAGACCGCGACCGCCCTGAACGCACGAGGCCTCGCAGTAACCCTCGTCCATGCGGGCAAGCACCTCATGGACCGTCGGCTCGATCCGGCGGCCGGGCGGATGCTGGCCGAGGCACTGAGCGGGCGGGGAATCGGCGTGCGGTTGTCCGGCCATCCCCGCGAATATCGGCCCGGCGCGCTCACTCTCGACGACGGGCAGGAAGTGGCCGCCGAGGCGGTAGCGGTCTGCACCGGGGTGTTGCCCGAGACCACATTGGCCCGTCAGGCCGGCCTTGCCGTGCACCGAGGTGTGGTGGTCGACGATCAGCTCCGTACCACCGACGAGCGCATTCACGCCCTCGGCGACTGCGCCGAGCACGACGGTCTGCCGACCGAGTCGAGCGGGGCGGGCCGGTGCCAGGCCGATGTTCTGGCACAGGTGCTGTCGGGCGCCTCGCCCGAGGCGCACTACCCGGGCACGCGCAACATCACCCGGCTCAAGGCCTGTGGCATCGACCTCGTCACACTCGGTCCCGCGGAGGAACTGAACTCCGGCGATGATGCCGAGGCCGTCACCCTGTCGGATCCCGCGCGCGGCCGCTACGCCAGGTTGTCCCTGCACAATGACCGCATCGCCGCCGCCGTGGTACTGGGCCTGCCCACAGCCGTGGCCACGATGAGCCAGCTCCATTCGGCGGGCAGGCCCGTTCCCGCCGACCGACTCGCGGCCCTGCTCGGCACCACCCCGGCCCGGCACACCGGTTCGGGAGAACTGCCCGATAGCGCCGTGCTCTGTCGCTGCAACAACGTCACTCGGAAAGCACTGGCCACCGCCTTCGGCGACGGTGCCCGCGATGTTCCCGCCCTCGCGCGAGCCACTCGAGCCACCACCGGCTGTGGCAGCTGCACCGACACGATCCGCCGGCTCTGCCGGTCACTTGCCGACACCATCCCCGAACAGGAGGACGCCGCATGA